One part of the Kryptolebias marmoratus isolate JLee-2015 linkage group LG2, ASM164957v2, whole genome shotgun sequence genome encodes these proteins:
- the LOC108248389 gene encoding claudin-4-like — protein MASMGLQMAGCALALFGWIGVLIVCATPMWRVTAFIGNNIVTSQVIWEGIWMSCVVQSTGQMQCKVYDSMLALSTDLQGARALVVVSIITGIVGLLIAFVGGKCTNFIPEESAKAKASVGAGVILLISGILCLVPVSWTATIVIQDFYSPLLIDAQKRELGASLYIGWGAAALLIIGGGLLCSSCPPKEENSPSVKHLLNKSAGKSKEDSFLSDSPTKTYI, from the coding sequence ATGGCTTCCATGGGGTTGCAGATGGCCGGCTGCGCCTTGGCCCTTTTCGGCTGGATCGGGGTGCTGATTGTCTGTGCCACGCCCATGTGGAGGGTCACGGCCTTCATCGGGAACAACATTGTGACCTCGCAGGTCATCTGGGAGGGCATCTGGATGAGCTGCGTGGTGCAGAGCACGGGCCAGATGCAGTGCAAGGTGTACGACTCCATGCTGGCCCTGAGCACCGACCTGCAGGGCGCTCGGGCTCTGGTGGTGGTCTCCATCATCACGGGCATCGTAGGACTCCTCATCGCTTTCGTTGGAGGGAAGTGCACCAACTTTATCCCAGAGGAGAGCGCCAAAGCGAAGGCCTCGGTGGGCGCTGGCGTGATTCTGCTCATCAGCGGGATCCTCTGCCTGGTTCCTGTTTCCTGGACCGCCACCATCGTCATACAGGACTTCTACAGTCCCCTGCTGATAGACGCTCAGAAACGAGAGCTCGGAGCCTCTCTTTACATTGGCTGGGGCGCGGCGGCGCTGCTGATCATAGGAGGAGGGCTGCTGTGCTCCAGCTGCCCCCCCAAGGAGGAAAACAGCCCCTCCGTGAAGCACCTCCTCAACAAGTCTGCAGGAAAAAGCAAAGAAGATTCGTTCCTTTCTGACTCGCCAACAAAGACTTACATCTGA
- the cldnj gene encoding claudin j, translated as MALQELGISLSMTGLAGTMLICGLPMWKVTAFIGTHLVVMQVFWEGLWMTCVSEYTGQMQCKLYDALLDLSPDLQAARGLICISLVLGCLGFLVFLLGARCTNCLSHPRFKARVVVSSGAIFCLAALTAIVAVAWTANSIIVDFYNPRVPEVLKRELGAAIYIGFVTSGLLFCGGAVLCLSCPPQGPRPPSGGYRRAKTSSSYAIKNYV; from the coding sequence atggctctgcaggagctGGGCATCAGCCTGTCCATGACCGGCCTGGCGGGAACCATGCTGATCTGCGGTCTGCCCATGTGGAAGGTCACGGCATTCATTGGCACCCACCTGGTGGTCATGCAGGTGTTCTGGGAGGGCTTATGGATGACCTGCGTCAGCGAGTACACGGGCCAGATGCAGTGTAAGCTCTACGACGCCCTGCTGGACCTGTCCCCGGACCTCCAGGCGGCCCGCGGGCTCATCTGCATCAGCCTGGTGCTGGGGTGCCTGGGGTTCCTGGTCTTCCTGCTGGGAGCCCGATGCACCAACTGCCTGAGCCACCCTCGGTTCAAGGCGCGGGTGGTGGTCAGCTCGGGGGCCATCTTCTGCTTGGCGGCCCTCACGGCGATAGTTGCCGTTGCTTGGACCGCCAACTCCATCATCGTGGATTTTTACAATCCTCGAGTCCCCGAGGTGCTGAAGAGGGAGCTGGGAGCCGCCATCTACATCGGCTTTGTGACGTCCGGGCTGCTCTTCTGCGGGGGGGCCGTTCTGTGCCTGAGCTGCCCCCCACAGGGGCCCAGACCCCCCTCCGGTGGGTACAGGAGGGCCAAGACGTCCAGCAGCTACGCCATCAAGAACTATGTGTGA
- the LOC108248384 gene encoding claudin-4-like yields the protein MRRQLELAALALALTGWLAAVLTRCVALWTVSGTVDNVTASLPAYWDGVWLDWDHWDLAHDGSLHCSFYRSLMSLSGSFRTWRALIEAAVGAGGFAAAIGSAGLLWFPARGQVKVFSGALFAAAAVLMLVPTAWTCHHTGQPLEGAVALRRRWGPALYLGWISFSMMLGGGGFLCSRWSSAGTGAADQEAAHPLNTINRTAFSHSQYDRSRTEPV from the coding sequence aTGAGGAGGCAGCTGGAGCTCGCAGCCCTGGCTCTGGCCCTCACCGGGTGGCTGGCTGCGGTTCTGACCCGCTGCGTGGCCCTGTGGACCGTCAGCGGCACCGTGGACAACGTCACGGCCTCCCTGCCTGCCTACTGGGACGGGGTGTGGCTGGACTGGGACCACTGGGACCTGGCCCACGACGGCAGCCTGCACTGCTCCTTCTACCGGAGCCTCATGTCCCTGTCCGGGAGCTTCCGCACGTGGAGGGCCCTGATCGAGGCGGCCGTGGGGGCCGGCGGCTTCGCGGCCGCCATCGGGTCCGCGGGGCTGCTGTGGTTCCCGGCGCGCGGGCAGGTCAAGGTGTTTTCCGGCGCCCTGTTCGCGGCGGCCGCAGTCCTGATGCTGGTTCCCACGGCCTGGACCTGCCACCACACCGGCCAGCCGCTGGAGGGCGCCGTGGCCCTGCGGAGGCGCTGGGGCCCTGCGCTCTACCTGGGCTGGATCTCCTTCTCCATGATGCTCGGAGGAGGAGGCTTCCTCTGCAGCCGCTGGTCCTCCGCCGGGACCGGGGCGGCGGACCAGGAGGCCGCTCACCCGCTCAACACGATCAACAGAACCGCCTTCAGCCACAGCCAGTACGACCGCAGCCGAACCGAGCCGGTCTGA
- the sbds gene encoding ribosome maturation protein SBDS, producing the protein MSIFTPTNQIRLTNVAVVRMKKAGKRFEIACYKNKVMSWRSGAEKDLDEVLQTHSVFVNVSKGQTAKKDDLVKAFGTDDQTEICKQILSKGELQVSDKERQSQLETMFRDIATIVAEKCVNPDTKRPYTVSLIERAMKDIHYSVKTNKSTKQQALEVIRQLKETMQIQRAHMRLRLVLPAKEAKRLKEKLKPLLQVVESEDFDEELEMVCLVDPGCFREIDELIRCETKGRGSLEVLSLKDVEEGDEKL; encoded by the exons atgtctattTTCACTCCAACGAACCAGATCCGACTGACGAACGTGGCGGTGGTTCGGATGAAAAAGGCAGGAAAACGGTTTGAAATCgcttgttacaaaaacaaagtcatgaGTTGGAGATCAGGAGC AGAAAAAGACCTTGATGAGGTTCTGCAGacacattctgtttttgtcaacGTGTCCAAAGGTCAGACAGCAAAGAAGGACGATTTGGTTAAAGCTTTTGGGACAGATGATCAGACAGAAATCTGCAAACAG attTTGTCCAAAGGAGAACTCCAAGTGTCGGACAAGGAGCGTCAGAGTCAGCTGGAGACGATGTTCAGGGACATCGCAACGATTGTGGCAGAGAAATGTGTTAACCCCGACACCAAGAGGCCGTACACGGTCAGCCTGATCGAGCGCGCCATGAAGGACATCCACTACTCCGTCAAGACCAACAAGAGCACCAAGCAGCAG GCTCTGGAGGTGATCCGGCAGCTGAAGGAGACCATGCAGATCCAGAGAGCCCACATGAGGCTGCGGCTGGTGCTGCCGGCCAAAGAGGCCAAGAGGCTGAAGGAGAAGCTGAAgcccctcctgcaggtggtggaGAGCGAGGACTTCGACGAGGAGCTCGAAATG GTGTGTCTGGTGGATCCCGGCTGCTTCAGGGAGATCGATGAGCTGATCCGCTGTGAGACGAAAGGCCGAGGTTCTCTGGAGGTCCTGAGCCTGAAGGACGTGGAGGAGGGAGACGAGAAGCTGTAG